One Cryptomeria japonica chromosome 9, Sugi_1.0, whole genome shotgun sequence genomic window carries:
- the LOC131044581 gene encoding ethylene-responsive transcription factor ERF024-like — MDQTHRTRMYRGVRRRRWGKWVSEIREPGKKKRIWLGSYAMPEMAARAYDVAAVSLKGKSALPNFPHLINSLPRPASLHYRDIQLAAAEAAFSFKDSSNSTATIENGDGNSKDSSNSGNRDEEDNRSSFTNGDDFGEAVSNLSNYFDEGLCQFDSPNLVISMAEAPLLSPPRFDEVSGYVDGDSYMELETLGFLWRGF, encoded by the coding sequence AGACCCATAGGACTCGCATGTACAGAGGAGTGAGGCGCAGAAGATGGGGAAAATGGGTGTCTGAGATAAGAGAGCCTGGgaagaagaaaaggatatggttGGGATCATATGCTATGCCTGAGATGGCGGCTCGGGCATATGATGTGGCGGCTGTGAGTTTGAAGGGCAAATCTGCATTACCCAATTTCCCTCATTTGATTAACTCCCTCCCTCGCCCTGCCTCTCTTCATTATCGGGACATTCAGTTGGCTGCTGCAGAGGCCGCTTTCTCCTTCAAGGACTCCTCCAATTCAACCGCCACCATAGAAAATGGTGATGGTAATAGCAAGGACTCTTCCAATTCAGGTAATAGAGATGAAGAGGACAACCGCAGTAGTTTTACCAATGGTGATGATTTTGGCGAAGCAGTCAGCAACTTGAGTAACTATTTTGATGAAGGGCTGTGTCAATTTGATTCGCCAAATCTAGTAATTAGTATGGCTGAAGCTCCTTTACTGAGCCCTCCACGCTTTGATGAAGTCTCTGGTTATGTAGATGGGGATTCCTACATGGAACTTGAGACCTTGGGATTTCTTTGGAGGGGCTTCTGA